The proteins below come from a single Roseiconus lacunae genomic window:
- the pyrE gene encoding orotate phosphoribosyltransferase: protein MIMAYDKQDLLRLLESEALQRGEFTLASGKKASYYLDCRRITLHPQGANLVAAGMLETIQASGDLPAAVGGMAIGADPITASIVMLAGQQELPLKGFMVRKEPKGHGMGRQVEGPVEAGQEVVIVEDVITSGGSALKAVDAAEAFGLKVREVIGIIDRLAGGEEAFAKRGLMLKTLTTIRDFGIEPE from the coding sequence ATGATCATGGCCTACGACAAACAAGATTTGCTCCGTTTACTTGAATCCGAAGCGTTGCAACGAGGCGAATTTACGCTCGCGAGCGGTAAAAAGGCTTCGTATTATCTTGATTGCCGCCGTATCACGCTTCATCCGCAGGGAGCAAATTTGGTCGCCGCCGGTATGTTGGAAACCATCCAAGCTTCGGGTGATCTTCCGGCGGCCGTCGGAGGGATGGCGATCGGCGCCGATCCGATCACCGCCTCGATCGTCATGCTGGCCGGTCAGCAGGAACTTCCGCTCAAGGGATTCATGGTACGCAAGGAACCCAAAGGGCACGGCATGGGACGCCAAGTCGAAGGCCCAGTTGAAGCGGGGCAAGAAGTGGTCATCGTCGAAGACGTGATCACCAGCGGTGGTAGCGCCCTGAAGGCTGTTGACGCGGCCGAAGCGTTTGGGCTAAAGGTGCGTGAGGTCATCGGTATCATTGATCGCCTGGCCGGTGGTGAAGAGGCTTTCGCAAAACGTGGACTGATGCTGAAAACGTTGACCACGATTCGCGATTTCGGTATCGAACCGGAATAA
- a CDS encoding tetratricopeptide repeat protein yields MNTQQRLLSTVAFTATLLWSAAPAEAQIDRVYTFESSSASAGKVIAVNKNGVTIKAGSNDKNFLENQIRKILFQGDPPELTRGRELAIDGQYEQAIEELKTINADQLSRDVIKADVAYYRLLSRAKMALAGQYDRNAAKAEATAFGKNHGNSYHFFSVVKLLGDLELASKNYDGAVRMYGYLAKAPSPETQILSRYLTGMAMLQKDDIEGAQKVFSEVVAVDVNTSDALRLKILSKAGQAITLCKAGKVDEGVKQVEQLITELNPTDIEMSAKIYNAQGQCYEAGGDLEGAILAYLHTHLMFSGAGDAHAEALTRLVQLWPKVGRTERAAAARQELQQRYPGYAN; encoded by the coding sequence ATGAATACTCAACAAAGACTGCTAAGCACTGTCGCGTTTACCGCCACACTGCTTTGGTCCGCCGCACCAGCGGAAGCACAAATCGATCGGGTTTATACCTTTGAATCTTCGAGTGCATCGGCCGGAAAAGTGATTGCGGTCAACAAGAATGGCGTCACGATCAAGGCCGGAAGCAACGACAAAAATTTCCTGGAAAATCAGATTCGGAAAATCCTCTTTCAAGGCGATCCACCGGAACTGACCCGAGGTCGTGAATTGGCGATCGACGGACAGTATGAACAGGCGATCGAGGAACTAAAGACGATCAATGCCGATCAATTGTCGCGCGACGTAATCAAGGCAGACGTTGCTTACTACCGTTTGCTCTCACGAGCCAAAATGGCACTCGCCGGGCAATACGATCGAAACGCGGCCAAGGCCGAAGCGACAGCTTTCGGGAAGAATCACGGCAACTCGTATCACTTCTTTTCCGTCGTCAAGTTGCTCGGCGACTTAGAACTCGCATCGAAGAACTATGACGGTGCGGTTCGGATGTACGGGTACCTTGCCAAAGCCCCGTCTCCGGAAACGCAAATTTTGTCGCGATACCTGACCGGCATGGCGATGTTGCAAAAGGACGATATCGAAGGTGCCCAGAAGGTCTTTTCCGAAGTCGTCGCAGTCGATGTGAACACTTCCGATGCGCTCCGGCTAAAGATTCTTTCCAAGGCCGGACAAGCGATCACGCTCTGCAAGGCCGGGAAGGTCGATGAAGGGGTCAAGCAAGTCGAGCAACTGATCACAGAGCTGAACCCTACCGACATTGAAATGAGCGCGAAGATCTACAACGCGCAAGGCCAGTGCTATGAAGCCGGGGGCGATTTGGAAGGCGCAATCTTGGCCTACTTGCACACCCACTTGATGTTTTCTGGTGCGGGCGACGCGCATGCCGAAGCTCTTACGCGACTTGTCCAGCTTTGGCCCAAGGTCGGGCGGACCGAGCGAGCCGCCGCGGCTCGACAAGAATTGCAGCAACGCTACCCCGGCTATGCGAACTGA